One Trichormus variabilis 0441 genomic window, TTTCCTCAAACAAGAGCGTACAGTTTGGCGCAAACTCAAGGAAGTACGCCTTGCCCAAAAGCTAGAACAAGAATTAACCAAAGACCAGATTTTAGAGCGTTATTTAAATTTGGTATATTTAGGTGCAGGGGCTTACGGTGTAGCAGATGCAGCCTGGGTTTACTTTAGTAAACCAGTAGACCAACTTACCCTCCCGGAAGCGGCAACAATCGCGGGAATGCCCCCTGCACCGAGCTTATTTTCACCAGACAAAAACCCAGAAGCAGCCAAACAACGACGAAATTTGGTATTGCAACGGATGGAAAAAGAGGGCTTTATTACACCAGCCCAAAGGCAAGAAGCCACTCAAGCAGCAATTACCCTCAAACCTAGTTTACCCAAGCGGTTACAAGTAGAATCCCCCTACTTCACCAGCTATATTCAGCAAGAATTACCCAAGTATGTTTCCCCCCAAGTGTTAGCAAATGGGGGTTTAACTGTGGAAACTAGCTTAAACCCAACTTGGCAGCAAGCCGCAGAAGCAGCCGTTGCTAAAACTTTACGCAATCAAGGACGATGGCAAAACTTCAAACAAGCAGCTTTAGTCGCCATTGACCCCCGTAATGGGGAAATTAAGGCAATGGTTGGGGGTCAGGACTTTGGTAAAAACCAATTTAACCGTGTTACCCAAGCACAACGTCAGCCAGGTTCTACATTTAAAGGTTTTGTCTATGCGACTGCGATCGCCACTGGCAAAAACCCCTACGATACTTATGTAGATGCTCCCTTGGTAGTCGATGGTTACGAACCGAAAAACTACGGGGAAACCTTCCGAGGCACAATGAATATGCGCGATGCCCTCACCCGTTCGGTGAATGTGGTAGCGTTGAAAGTCATGCTAGATGTAGGATTTGAGCCAACAATTCAACTAGCCAAGAACATGGGGATTAAATCAAAACTCAATCCTCATTATTCTCTAGCCCTTGGTTCTAATGAAGTCAATCTCTTAGAGTTAACCAGTGCTTACGGCAGTTTTGCCACCCAAGGTTTACACTCGGAACCTCATGGCATCCGTCGTATCCTCAACCGCAAAGGCGAGGTCATCTGGTCAGCAAAATTTGACTCGAAGCGAGTGCTTGATCCTACTAGTGCCGCTATTATGACCTGGATGTTGCGTAACGTGGTCGAAGCAGGCACAGGTGCAGCCGCCCAACTGCCTAATAGACCCGTTGCTGGTAAGACAGGCACATCTGATGAAGCCCGCGATTTATGGTTTATTGGCTATATTCCCCAAGTAGTTACAGGGGTTTGGTTAGGTAACGATAATAATCGTCCTACTTATGGTAGTAGTGGCAGTGCTGCTTACACTTGGCATGAATTTATGGAAAAAGCTGTAGAGGGAATGCCAATAGCAAAATTTCCCGAAAGACCAAAACTGGAAGGTCGCAAAGGCAGTATTAAAGCAAAACCCATCAAAGCCAAACAAATTCTCAATCGTCCTCTGACACCTAATGAAGAATCAGTGCAAGAGACTGGTTCATCAACCAGACGCAGAAGACGCTCCCAACGATTAGAAGAAACCACTCCCACTGATTCACCTAGAAGACGTAGACGATATCGTAGCCAAGAATCAGTTTCTAGTGGTAGTGAAGAATCACCCCGTAGAAGACGGCGCAGAGCAGTTGTAGAATCAGATACTTCAGAACCAACCCGCAGGTCTCGACGGTCTTCATCCACAGTAGATAATAGTTCTGGCTCAGCAAGTTCTGCACCAACACCTTCCTGGCGGGAAAGACTTAGACCTAAGTCATCTTCTTCTAACTAACTTAGGTTTTTAGCTATTATGGCTGGGGACTGGGGACTGGGGACTGGGTGAAAAGTCTTGTTGTGTCTAGGTTGTATCATCTGTATGATGTCCTAACACTACTGGCGACAGCTATAATTAATGGGTTATTGGGCAAGGTTGATCAGACTTGTGTGTGTAGACGGTAGCCTAGCAGGGGAGGGGTTCTTCTTGGAACACGGAATTGGTATTCTAGTACCAGTTCCCATCACCCCTTATTCTGAAAGAGGTTCCCAAACTCCCCAATTTCCCAATGGCTCGTACTCCCACCTTAACCTACGATCGCGGTACACTAATTCTGCATCCACCACCACGGGGCAAAGCCTGGATGGATTATGCTACGTGGGATGATAGGGTAGAAAAATTTCGGATTCCGGCGATGAGATACCGCGCTGTGGTGGAAGCATTGCAAGCCGAAGATGTGTTTTTTGTCGATGAAGCCAAGCAATTTTACCCCATCGATTTGGTTCCCAGTTTAGAAATGGAACCCTATCCCCATCAGAGTGAGGCTCTAGCAGCTTGGAAACTGGCGGGAAGACAGGGGGTCGTGGTGCTACCCACGGCGGCGGGAAAGACTTATTTGGCGCAGTTGGCGATGCAGGCCACACCACGGACAACCTTAATTGTGGTGCCGACTTTAGATTTGATGCACCAATGGTATGCTCATTTGGTGGCGGCGTTCCCCGATGCTGAAGTGGGTTTACTAGGGGGTGGTTCACGGGACAAATCACCCATCTTGGTTGCAACTTACGATAGTGCAGCCATTCACGCCGAAGCCTTGGGGAATCAGTATGCTTTGATTGTGTTTGATGAGTGCCATCATTTACCTACAGATTTTAGCAAGGTGATTGCCGAATATGCGATCGCTCCCTACCGTCTGGGATTATCAGCCACCCCAGAACGCACCGATGGTAAACACGCCGATTTAAATATTCTCATTGGACAGGAAGTTTATCGCAAACGTGCTGAGGATTTGGCGGGGAAGGCGTTGGCTGAACACGAAATTGTGCAGATTAAAGTGAAGTTATCTCAGCAGGAACGGGAAAGATACAACAATTTAATTCAAATTCGCAACGATTTCTTACGCCAATCAAAGGTTTCTTTGGGTAGTATACAAGGCTGGCAGATGTTTGTGCAGATGAGTGCGCGATCGCAATCTGGACGTAGAGCCATGTTAGCCCACCGCGAAGCTAAAGAAATCGCCTTGGGGACTGATAGCAAGTTGAGAGTTTTAGCCAATTTACTCACCAAGCATTATCCAGAACGGGTGTTAATTTTCACAGCTGATAATGCTACCGTTTATAAAATATCTCAAGATTTACTGATTCCCGCCATCACTCATCAAACACCAGTCAAAGAACGCCACGAAATATTAACTAAATTTCGAGAAGGTGAATATAATACTTTAGTTGCTTCCCATGTATTGAATGAAGGTGTTGATGTGCCGGCTGCTTCTATCGCCATTATTTTATCTGGGACAGGCTCAACTAGAGAATATATTCAACGTTTAGGTAGGATTTTACGTAAGGGAAATATTCAAAATAAACAGGCGATTTTATATGAAGTGATAGCGGAAGATACCAGCGAGGAAAATACTTCTGCACGGCGACGAGGGGAAGAAAGACAAGGAAATTTGCAGGTTATTTATGGTAGTGGTAAGGGAACAACTGCTAAAGCTGCCGAGCAAATAGAAATTAATTATGTAGTCGATAATTCATCAGCCAACAACCAGGGAAATGCTACCAACGGAACTCCTAAGCCATCGCCTAAACGGCGAAGAAATAATACCAAAAAGACTGAAGATTGATCAGAAAACAATTGATTTAACCAATGAATTAATCAGTTGTTTTCAAGCAGCACAAGGTAAGACTCAAGGCTTTTTGGAAAATCAACTTTTGGATTTAGAAGGAGACGCTACAGATTATCGAGTTAAGCGGGGTTTAGCTTACATTATCAAAAGCAATTTCTGCACCTTTGAAGTAGTGAGTCCTCTAGAACCACCAATATTGAGAGAAAGAGTGTTTTCCTTGGCTGCGAAATCCGCACCTAGTCGGGAATCAACACAACTGACATTGAGCAAAATTGCTGATGAATTAACTCAAGAATTAGAACGGGAAATTTTACTAGAACAAGTCCGTGATGGACTTTATGCTGATTTGTCTGAAAATAAGATTTTGACAAACTTTGATGTTCCCACACCAGTAGATATATTAAATCGCTATAACTTGTCCCAGGTGCAGGGAATATTCTATAAAGCGAGTAAGTTAATTTTAAATGCTCATCGCAATGTTCCAGGGGAATATAAACTCTTATTCCGCTATCTCAAGCTATTTCAACTCATGGCTTACATTGAAGGTGATGCTGACCACGGGTTTACAATTACCGTTGACGGGCCGACCAGCTTATTTAATTCTAGTACACGCTATGGGTTAGCGATCGCCAAACTTATCCCCGCCTTACTTCATGTCACCAAATGGAGTCTAGCAGCCACATTACAAACCCGTGATGTCTACACAGATACATGGAAAACAGGCAGATTTACCCTTAATTCCGAATGCGGTTTAGTCTCTCATTACTCCAAAGGTAAACCCTACGATAGTATGCTAGAAGCATCCTTTGCTGATAAATGGGATGCCTTAAAAACAGCATGGGCATTAGAAAGAGAAGTAGATTTAATTCCCATTCCTGGGAGTGTGATGATTCCCGACTTTCGCTTAGTTCATCCTGATGGTAGAGAATTTTTATTAGAAATAGTTGGTTATTGGCGACCAGAATATTTACAAAAAAAGTTTTCTCAAGTCCGGCGTTCTGGTTGCGATAATTTAATCTTGGCAATCTCGGAAAGATTGAATTTGGAAAAAGCCGGAGTTAAGTTAGATAATGTGCCGGCAAAAATCATTTGGTTTAAAGATAAATTATTACCAAAATCTGTTTTAGCCGTGTTGGATGAAACCTAGTACTTAGACCATTTCTTGATAAAGATGCACTTTATTCTGTATTTTAGAGACGTTGCATAGATGTAACACCATTTCACTAAAATTCTGATACAAATCCGAACCCAGAAACCTCTGCAAAATATAGGTTTCTTAATTTTGAATTTTGAATTGGTATAAGGGTTTTGAAGCAGAGTTAGTATTATTTAACATGAGTTCGATAAATTTGGAAGAACCCCTCTCCAAACCTCTCTCCGACGCGGGGCTACTGTGTACACACAAATCCTCTGATCCCCCTAAATCCCCCTTAAAAAGGGGGACTTAAAGAAAAATTCCCCCTTTTTTAAGGGGGGCTAGGGGGGATCAAAATGCTACTAGGCAACTTTATCAGACTTGTGTGTACACCGTAGCGACGCGGGGAGAGGCTTAAAACCCTAATTATTTGGTACTCAGTTATAGATTTTCAGCCCCTTCCCTACAAGGGAAGGGGTTGGGGTTAGGTTCCGTCGAATTCACGTATTACTTAAGATAAATTAATAGATTCAACCCTGGGATAGTGCGGGATAGTGTCCACAGAACCAGGGTGATGTAGAGTACGCCTAAACTCCATTGATACCAAGCCAGGGTAGCGATAATTCCCGGTAAATGTTCGTCTCTGAGGCGAATATCGTTAAATCCCAACCTGACTAAATTATTGAGGCTAAAGTCATAATAATTGAGCCAGTTCCAATGGCGATCGCTTAATAATGGCATATATCTTTCCCGAAAGGTGGGATTTCGGGGAATGACTGGTAAACGTCCAATCAGTAACCGCAGTTGTCTAAAGGTTCCGTCTTCTGTGAAGTAAGAAACATTGATTAAATCGTGATAACGACCTTGTTGATAAAGGCGCATCAATAAAGTTACAGGTACGGGAACGATAATAATCAAAATACAGCCGAGTGTGAGCAAAGGCTGTTCCGCATTCTGAAAAATAGCTAATAAACTAAAAAACTCTAAACAGCTAAAACTAATCAGGACAGAAACGGTTTCGTAGTAGGTGGGAATAATTGGTACAGGACGCAGACGACGGGCGCGATCTACTAACCAAAAAACTAACCCAAAATAAGCGATCGCTACTCCCCCCACCCCAAACACTAACCAAAAGTTTGTACCGTAGCCACTCAACAACAGCAATACACTCAAAGCTAACCACAGCCAAGCTTCCAGCAACCAGCTTCCCAAGGAGAGAGGTTCCGCAACTACTAGGCGATCGCTCAGTTTATTGTATATTTCTAAATCGATGTCTGCTAAAGTCAATAACTCACTACTATTGCGAAATGCTTTGATTTGCCGACGTTGGTCAATGACATTTGCTTGTGTAGGAGAAAAACCCAACTTAACTAAATTTACTACAGAAGCACTATTAATATTTGTGCCGATTAAACGTTTACTTAACTCTTTGAGGCGTAATTGTTGTTTAGTATATTCTAATTGATTTGCATCAGCAACTTGCTGTTGCTGACGGAAATTCTGCCCCAAATTTCGCAAAACATTTTGATTACCTTGCAATGTGGGAATATCAAACATTTGCCCAATCTGCCCAGGATTACCTAAAATTTTGGCTTGATTAGAATTAAAAGTTAATCCAGGGACATTTAAAAATGATGATGATGAGAATATGGCATCACTAAAATCTGCTTGATTGAGAATACTTGCACCACGTAAATCTACAGGTTGATTAAATAATGCTTCTCGAAAAATGACTGCTTGCTCAAAAGTTGTTTCTACTAAAGATAGTGACTGATTAAAATTAGCTCTGGTAAATTGTGCTTGATTGGCAAACCTCACCCCAGAGAAATCGGCATTATCTTGCCACTGGACACCACTAAATTTAGCCAATTGCTTAAACTGGGCTTCATTGAAATTAACCACACTTTCAAAAGTGATTCTTTGAAAATTAGCCGTCTCCTGAAATTGAGTTTGTTTAAAATTAGCTTTGTCAAAGAAAACACTGTCTTGAAAATCGCTGGCTTGTCTAAAACTGGCATTATTAAAGTTTACCCCACGGCTAAATCTACTTTCATGCCAGTGAGTTGGCTGGAGAAAAGTAGCATTTTTAGCATTGACAGATTGCAGAAAAAACGTGTTGACAAAGGTGACTTCTCCGTTAAATCGGGTTTGTTCCAGAGTTAAAGCACCGCGAAAAACAGTCACATCACTTGATACTGTTGACTGAGTTCCTAGAAGCGATCGACAATCTTTAGAATTAGGTAAACTTGCAGCCAATGATTGCAAACAAACCAGGCGCAAGCGTTCCAATTGTTCTTGTTCAGTTTTGGTAAAAATAGGAGCGATCGCCTGAGCATACAAAGGTGTTCTTAAACCCAAATCACTACCCACAAAATCCCCTTGAATCAGAGAATAACTCAAGTCTAAACCTAAAGGTTTCGCACCAGTTTTTTGCAATTCTTTACGCAACAATTGATAAAATCCATCTCGAAACACGGAGTTTTCTGGACGCAAATCAATTACCAATTGCCGCAAATCTACAGTTAAATTTCCTTCCCGTAGAGTTGGTGCGCGTAATCGCTCTTGTAATAATTCCAGGGTTAATGGAGTGCGTTCTGGTTGTGTTGGTGCAGCCCAAACTGGCGAAGGGAGCAGTAATACTAACAACGCACACAAAATTATAAAAAATTTAGCTTTTCGCCAGCAAGTCAACAAATTATGCAATAGGATTCTCTATCATTCATCGCTAATCAGCAGAACAATTTTACCCGCAATACTGCCAGATTCAAGTAACTGATGAGCTTTAGCTGCATCTTGCAAAGGAAACTTATGACTAACGTGAATTTTTAACTTACCTTGATCAATCCAATCAGCACATTCTGTCAAAATTTCTGCCTGGTGTTGCTGGGCTTCTACTAAATTTAAAAACATCGGTGTCAGCATTAATTCCAAACCAATACGTAAATTGCGGTTTCTAGCAACTTTCCAAACTGTATTTGCATCTGGTTCCAAAATCGTCACAATATCGCCATAGATACGCACGGCGGGAAAGGTTTTGTGAAAAGTGTCGCCGCCAACAGTATCAAAAGCTAAATCTACACCTTCGCCGTTCGTCCAATTTAAAGCAGCTTGGGCAAAATCTGTATTTTTATAGAAAATCACATGATCCGCACCCAGTTGTTTTACAAAATGCGCCTTATCTTCCGAACCAACCGTAGTGGCGACAGTTGCACCTTTCAGTTTTGCTAATTGAATGGCTACATGACCCACACCACCCGCACCCGCATGAATTAAAACTTTCTCTCCAGGTTCTAATCTTCCCCGTTCATATAAAGCCTCCCAAGCGGTGATTAGTACCAACGGTGCGGCGGCGGCTTCAGCAAAGGTCAGAGAAGCTGGCTTACGGGCAACAAAACGTTCATCAACAACAGTATATTCAGCGTAATTGCCTTGATGTCCCCCTAAACCACCATTGCAAAAATACACTGCATCCCCCGCACCAAAACTCTGGACACCAGCGCCCACCGCTTCCACAATACCCGCACCATCACATCCTAAAATGGCAGGCATTTTCTCAGGGTAAAAAGTTCCACGCTTGCGTAGTTTAGTATCAATGGGGTTAATACCAGCAGCTACCAAACGAACTAAAAGTTCTGTACTACCCACAGGAAGACTAGGATTGGGTACTTCCTGCAATTGCAGTACTTCAGGATTCCCCTGTGTGGTCATGAGAACAGCTTTCACAATTGTTTCCTCCAGCCTGAAGTTAGATGCACACTTATACCAATTCAAAATTCCCTGCGGGAACGCCAAGGGCGAACAAAATTCAAAATCAATACAGAACAAGCGTTTGGGGCTATATATCTGTCCCCTTCTTTTTTCAAATTGGTATTAGATGCACACTTATTATAGGCAGTCCCCATGAAACAAGTTTCATAGTCATAGATGAAAGATATCTTTCCCCTACACCCTTACACCCTTACACCCTTACACCCCTAAACTCATCTGCGATTGCGACATTGTAGCGGATAACGATTACCCCGCCATGTTGTCCAACCATCTGCAATCTTAGTACGACTGTTGTATCTAAGATACCAATCATCTTGCTCTGCACCTAAATAGCGAATCCCTAAATCCTGTCTTTGTCTGCTGGAAAAACGTTTTCCTAAAGGAACCCACGCACTACCATTATCACTAAACCGTCCGATGAGACGGACACCAGAAGTAGTAGAGCAAATATTACCATCACAAGTAGTTTGTGGGTCATCTACTACTTTCCATTGCATTTGGGCTGGTCTACCGTCAATATTACAGTCCCATAAACCAAAGAACCACTCACCAGCAACTTGACTAGCTTGGGTATGACTAGATATTAATACCAAACTTGCAGGAGCGATCGCCAAGCCTAAAAGCCATTTTGTGATGCTTTTCATGATACTTCACCAATACCTAAAGTTAAGCTGTACTTTCCATTAACTCATATGTATTAGCGTTGCTGTTTATGCAGGTAATCGATTACCCAGCTACCACTAACAGCACTAAGTCATTCCCTCTCCTGTATATCAATAGGACTTACGCATGAAAACGAAAGATCAAGGGTGTGAGGGTATAGGGGTAACTTGAAACCCCTTACACCCCTATACCCTCACACCCTTACACCCAGTCTCAACAGACAACCTGTGTGCGTAAGTCTCATATCAAATAAAAAGCCCCCGGAAAATCCCAGGGGTGTTTAAGTATGCCATCAACTCTATTCCTAAATATAGAGAATGCCATTGACTGGACTTTAGCGCATCCGCATAAATGCAATAATTGCATAATTTTAATGCTTGTTTGGAAACTAA contains:
- a CDS encoding DEAD/DEAH box helicase family protein → MARTPTLTYDRGTLILHPPPRGKAWMDYATWDDRVEKFRIPAMRYRAVVEALQAEDVFFVDEAKQFYPIDLVPSLEMEPYPHQSEALAAWKLAGRQGVVVLPTAAGKTYLAQLAMQATPRTTLIVVPTLDLMHQWYAHLVAAFPDAEVGLLGGGSRDKSPILVATYDSAAIHAEALGNQYALIVFDECHHLPTDFSKVIAEYAIAPYRLGLSATPERTDGKHADLNILIGQEVYRKRAEDLAGKALAEHEIVQIKVKLSQQERERYNNLIQIRNDFLRQSKVSLGSIQGWQMFVQMSARSQSGRRAMLAHREAKEIALGTDSKLRVLANLLTKHYPERVLIFTADNATVYKISQDLLIPAITHQTPVKERHEILTKFREGEYNTLVASHVLNEGVDVPAASIAIILSGTGSTREYIQRLGRILRKGNIQNKQAILYEVIAEDTSEENTSARRRGEERQGNLQVIYGSGKGTTAKAAEQIEINYVVDNSSANNQGNATNGTPKPSPKRRRNNTKKTED
- a CDS encoding pentapeptide repeat-containing protein — encoded protein: MCALLVLLLPSPVWAAPTQPERTPLTLELLQERLRAPTLREGNLTVDLRQLVIDLRPENSVFRDGFYQLLRKELQKTGAKPLGLDLSYSLIQGDFVGSDLGLRTPLYAQAIAPIFTKTEQEQLERLRLVCLQSLAASLPNSKDCRSLLGTQSTVSSDVTVFRGALTLEQTRFNGEVTFVNTFFLQSVNAKNATFLQPTHWHESRFSRGVNFNNASFRQASDFQDSVFFDKANFKQTQFQETANFQRITFESVVNFNEAQFKQLAKFSGVQWQDNADFSGVRFANQAQFTRANFNQSLSLVETTFEQAVIFREALFNQPVDLRGASILNQADFSDAIFSSSSFLNVPGLTFNSNQAKILGNPGQIGQMFDIPTLQGNQNVLRNLGQNFRQQQQVADANQLEYTKQQLRLKELSKRLIGTNINSASVVNLVKLGFSPTQANVIDQRRQIKAFRNSSELLTLADIDLEIYNKLSDRLVVAEPLSLGSWLLEAWLWLALSVLLLLSGYGTNFWLVFGVGGVAIAYFGLVFWLVDRARRLRPVPIIPTYYETVSVLISFSCLEFFSLLAIFQNAEQPLLTLGCILIIIVPVPVTLLMRLYQQGRYHDLINVSYFTEDGTFRQLRLLIGRLPVIPRNPTFRERYMPLLSDRHWNWLNYYDFSLNNLVRLGFNDIRLRDEHLPGIIATLAWYQWSLGVLYITLVLWTLSRTIPGLNLLIYLK
- a CDS encoding DUF790 family protein, with the protein product MLPTELLSHRLNGEEIIPKRLKIDQKTIDLTNELISCFQAAQGKTQGFLENQLLDLEGDATDYRVKRGLAYIIKSNFCTFEVVSPLEPPILRERVFSLAAKSAPSRESTQLTLSKIADELTQELEREILLEQVRDGLYADLSENKILTNFDVPTPVDILNRYNLSQVQGIFYKASKLILNAHRNVPGEYKLLFRYLKLFQLMAYIEGDADHGFTITVDGPTSLFNSSTRYGLAIAKLIPALLHVTKWSLAATLQTRDVYTDTWKTGRFTLNSECGLVSHYSKGKPYDSMLEASFADKWDALKTAWALEREVDLIPIPGSVMIPDFRLVHPDGREFLLEIVGYWRPEYLQKKFSQVRRSGCDNLILAISERLNLEKAGVKLDNVPAKIIWFKDKLLPKSVLAVLDET
- a CDS encoding zinc-dependent alcohol dehydrogenase family protein, yielding MKAVLMTTQGNPEVLQLQEVPNPSLPVGSTELLVRLVAAGINPIDTKLRKRGTFYPEKMPAILGCDGAGIVEAVGAGVQSFGAGDAVYFCNGGLGGHQGNYAEYTVVDERFVARKPASLTFAEAAAAPLVLITAWEALYERGRLEPGEKVLIHAGAGGVGHVAIQLAKLKGATVATTVGSEDKAHFVKQLGADHVIFYKNTDFAQAALNWTNGEGVDLAFDTVGGDTFHKTFPAVRIYGDIVTILEPDANTVWKVARNRNLRIGLELMLTPMFLNLVEAQQHQAEILTECADWIDQGKLKIHVSHKFPLQDAAKAHQLLESGSIAGKIVLLISDE
- a CDS encoding transglycosylase domain-containing protein translates to MPPSNRYEQEETTNENLPPTQVVRQRKLLNQISGITSGIVTRFTSRERPIYRRVWFWAGLSVGGGIIAFNYLLGEIDKTLPDKAELQAVVREQTITIKAVDGTILQQQGEATREKVNLEKMPEILKKAFIASEDSRFSQHQGIDPQGIVRAAVNNLRSQNVVEGGSTITQQLSRILFLKQERTVWRKLKEVRLAQKLEQELTKDQILERYLNLVYLGAGAYGVADAAWVYFSKPVDQLTLPEAATIAGMPPAPSLFSPDKNPEAAKQRRNLVLQRMEKEGFITPAQRQEATQAAITLKPSLPKRLQVESPYFTSYIQQELPKYVSPQVLANGGLTVETSLNPTWQQAAEAAVAKTLRNQGRWQNFKQAALVAIDPRNGEIKAMVGGQDFGKNQFNRVTQAQRQPGSTFKGFVYATAIATGKNPYDTYVDAPLVVDGYEPKNYGETFRGTMNMRDALTRSVNVVALKVMLDVGFEPTIQLAKNMGIKSKLNPHYSLALGSNEVNLLELTSAYGSFATQGLHSEPHGIRRILNRKGEVIWSAKFDSKRVLDPTSAAIMTWMLRNVVEAGTGAAAQLPNRPVAGKTGTSDEARDLWFIGYIPQVVTGVWLGNDNNRPTYGSSGSAAYTWHEFMEKAVEGMPIAKFPERPKLEGRKGSIKAKPIKAKQILNRPLTPNEESVQETGSSTRRRRRSQRLEETTPTDSPRRRRRYRSQESVSSGSEESPRRRRRRAVVESDTSEPTRRSRRSSSTVDNSSGSASSAPTPSWRERLRPKSSSSN
- a CDS encoding DUF6006 family protein, translated to MKSITKWLLGLAIAPASLVLISSHTQASQVAGEWFFGLWDCNIDGRPAQMQWKVVDDPQTTCDGNICSTTSGVRLIGRFSDNGSAWVPLGKRFSSRQRQDLGIRYLGAEQDDWYLRYNSRTKIADGWTTWRGNRYPLQCRNRR